In the Haloarcula salinisoli genome, CCTTCCTGTGGCGAGTTCGCCTGGAGCCAGTCCATGCTCTCTGTCCAGGCGGCCGGTTCCTGACCGGGACCCGCCTGCTCGCCGACTTCCACCGCCGTCGGCGAGAAGAAGTACGCCGCACCCGGCGCGAACAGGAGCGGCCCGGTCAGAATCAACACGAGCGCGACGATAGTGATAACCTCGTAGGCCGCGACACCGTCGTCGAACGAGAAGTCGGTCCAGCGGACCACGTAATCGACGGCGACTGCGGAAAGTGCGGCCACGGGGAAGACGAGATAGACACCGAATCGGATCTGCGTGAACGATGCGGCCAGGATGAACGCGAACCAGACGACCATGAGGAACCGATCTGCGCTCGCGTCCCGGTCGAATATCTGGTTGAACAACACGAGCAGAGCGCCGATAATAGCAGCGAACAGCGCGAGTCCATGGTACTGGTAGAGGCGATCCGGATCATCGAGTGGCGTCGCCTCACCGACAGATGTCACGGTGGCAGCCGGGCTTTCGGTGAAGCCGATGACCCGCAGCACCTGGTTGACGAAGTAGCTGAACAGGTCCGGCGTCAGCACTGCAGTCAGTATCGTAATCGTTGCCAGAATGCCACCGACAGCGACCGGGTAGAGATTTCGGTCGTAATCGTTGGCCTCCACGAACCGAGCGAGCCAGGCCATAAACACACAGCCACCGGCGATAGCGGCCGCCAGCAGCACCTGCAAGAGCGTGTGGTCCACTGCCGATATGCTCAGCGACTGGAGGACCGCCAGCTGCAACACGGCAACCGTTCCCAGACTCACAGTGCCGACGATGGCTGCGTGTTCCGGGCTCTTTCCGCGGACGAATTCGATGGTCAGCCAGAGCAGGAAGAAGGTTCCGAGGATGCCCAGCAGGAGGACGGCCGGCGGCCACGTCCAGAGGTACAGCGAGATAGCGACGCCGGCGAGTATCGAGTAGCCGACCGTCGCCCTGAGCGCCGGGACGTCGCGGTCGAGGAACTGCTCGTACACTGGCTTGTCTCGTTCGCCGACCGATAGTGCGACCATCACGGCGAGTATAGAGGTCACCTGCAACAGTCCTTCGGCGACCTGGTGGTCGTAGAACCCGACGATACTCCGCTGGAGGAAGAGCCCGGCCGAGAGGGCGAGTATACCGGCTGCGGTCACACCGCCGATGCGACCGGCCAGCCGGCGACCCATGTAATAGGTGGGAATCGCGGCAAGGGTCCCCATCACAGCCGGCGCGAAGAGGGCGACCATCGCAACCGTATGGGCGCTTGGGTCGCCCAGTCCGATGATGAGCGCAATGGTACCGAACACCTGGTCCATCAGCGTGCCGAACTGTCCCGACCGCGTGCCATACGGGAAGTACGTCCACGGGTCGAACGGCATCGTGGCTGGCCAGTTCTCGACGACGTACATCGTCGAGCGGTAGTGATACCACGGGTCAGTCCCAGAAAAGAGGACCTCACCGTCGACGATATACTCCGAGTAGTTCTGGGCTCGATTCCACAACATGAACCCGAGTACGAGGAGGAGGGCTGGTACGTGATACCATGTTTTGACCCTGTCCAACGTGGACTCAGGTTCGGGGTTTTCGGCGGAAGTCCCCCGTGAGTGACTCATTGGTCTGAGACAGTCCCAAGGCCCGCATAAGCCTTTTGACCTCGCCTCGTTGCGGAGTCCAGTTCGGATAGAAACGCCTAACCGAGCCGGTGGTACATTCTCACATCATGCGCGTATCGGTCGTCCTATGTACGCATACCCTGGAGCGGTACGATGACTGTTGCGAGGCGGCCGAGAGCGTTCTCGGGCAGTCCCACGAGGACGTCGAACTGGTGCTAGTCTCGGACGGGAACGACGAACTGTACGAACAGTTCCAGGCCGATTTCGGGGACAATGACGACGTGCTGTGTACACGGACCGAGGAGAACGTCGGCCTCGCAGCAGCCCGGAACGCTGGGACGGCCATCGCCACGGGCGACATCTTCGCCTTCTTCGACGACGACGCTATCGCCGACAGGGACTGGCTCGCGGAACTGGTCTCGGTCTACGAGCAGCGGGACGTCCCCGCTGCCGGCGGCCGGATGGTGCCCTACTGGGTGGCCGGCAAGCCCAAATTTCTTCCCGAGGAGTTCTACTGGCTCGTCGGCGTCACCCACCAGGGTTTCGGACCGAACGGCGACCCCGATGAGGCCGGGGAGGTTCGGAACACGTTCGGCTCGAACATCTCCTTTCGTCGCGAGGTGTACGAGACGCTGGGTGGGTTCGAGCCCGAAATCGGAGGCCGGACCGGCGAGAAGAACCTCCAGGCCGAGGAGCCAGAACTGTGTGCCCGGATGCAAAGCGAGTTCGGACACGGGGTCTACTACACGCCCGAGGCAAAGGTGGCCCACAAGGTGTTCGACTACCGGACTGACCCTGGCTGGCTCCTCGACCGGGCGTTCTGGCAGGGCTACTCCAAACGAGGGATGGAGGTGCTCGTTCCAGAGTCAACCGGTGATGAGTCGGACTTCCTTCGGCAGCTCCTGTTTGACTCGGTACCGGATAGGGTCGGTGACCTGGTCAAGTCGCCGTCCGTGGCGGCTGCCCTGCAGTTGTTCACGCTATTCGTCCTGACCGGGTGTGTCGGTGCGGGCTATCTCTACGGCGTCTCGGTGTGGGGGTAACATAAGTCGGTTCGATACCCCGTTCCGTCTTCGGTTCAAAGCGGAGGACGGCAACAGCAGGCGAACAACGAGGAATTGACCCCACCGCGCTGTGAATCAAATATTGGTTCCCGATGAGAGCGTTCTTTTCCCAAAAGGGACAGTCGTGAAACCGGCCCAGCGGCGTGCATGGCCGTATTAATCGAAGCTACGTCCAGTGGAATACGATTTCAGATTGCATGGGGAACAGAACAATCACTGCGTATCAGACTCCTGGGCGAGGACCGAGGAATATATTACCAGCCCATTCGCCATTTCTGGTAGATGCGTGTCCTCTATTTGACCGAGGAGGCGATTTCCTTTTCCGATGCGATGGTTAGAGGGGGTGCCATCCACGTCCGAAACGTCGTCACTGGCCTCCGCGATCGTGGTCACGACGTGACGCTGCTTGACTGGAACTTGGCCCCTGAACGCGGGTTCCAGCGCTCTATCTCTCCCCGAACTCGATTTGTATGGGGTCCACTCCTGACATTAGACCGTGCCGTCGACATCGGCAGACAGCAGGATATCGACGTAGTCGTTTCGAAGACCCGTAAAACGTATTTACCAGGTTTGGTAGCTGCCCGACGGCTGGGTGTTCCCCACGTCGTCCACGTCGGCTCTAGCTTGAACCCGCCCGTTGACGGGCTAGGGGAACAGCTTGACAATGCGTCGTTTTCAGCGCGCCTTCGCGCTCCCCACGACGGATACCTCGTTGTCTGTGACTACATTGGCAGACAACTCCGCAATCGAGGTGTTTCCAACGACCGAATCTTCGACGTTCGCAACGCTGTCGATGTGGATAAATTTCACCCAGAATCGGTCCCGACCCCGCTGGCCGAACATTTCCGGGAGCAAATCGACGCTAGCGGGGCTAATCAGGGCACTCACAACCTGGGATTCGTCGGTGGGCTACAGCCCTACAAGGGCCTCGACGACCTTGCGGGCGCGCTTGACCAAACGGAGCGCGACTGGCACGTGCTGGTGGCGGGTGACGGCCCGGAGCGCGACCGCCTTGCGGCCCGCTTTGGCGAGCGCGCTACCTTTCTCGGCTCGGTTCCCTACGAGCAGGTGCCCGCGCTCTTCCACGAGTTCGACGCGTTTTGTCTCCCCTCACATACCGAGGGGCTGCCACGAGTCGTTCTCGAAGCGCAGGCGACGGCCACACCCGTGATTGCTACCCGCGTGGGCGGCGTTCCGGAAGTAATCGATGACGGCGAGACAGGGCTATTGTGTCCGCCCCAGCGACCGGCGGCACTGGCCGCGGCGCTGGAGAGGCTGGCGAGCGACGAGTCGGAGTGTGAGCGACTCGGCAACCGGGGCCGCGCCGCCGTCGAAACCGAGTTCTCGTGGCCGGCGTTGTACGAGCGCTACGAGCGGGCGCTCCGACAGGTGATCGAATGAGTGACCTCGACCAAGCGGTTCGGGACGTGGTGAAGGGTGCAAGTATCGTCTACGTCGGCCTTTTTTTGGAATTGCTGATCGCGTTCGTCGCACAGGTCGTTGCTGCGCGGTACCTCTCGGTCGGCGACTTCGGAGGGTTGACCGCCGGAACCGCACTGCTTGACGTCGGCTCGATCGTCGCTGGACTCGGGTTGGCCTCGGGATTGACACGATATCTCCCCCGTGTCGAAGCCGCCCAGAAGCGGCTGCTCGGGCTGTTTACTGTGGGGGTGACGGGGCTGACTTCGACGATTCTCGGGACCGGCGTTGCGCTCAACGCTTCGTTCATCGCGACACGGATATTCGGTGACCCGTCGGTCACGGTCAGCATCCGGATCTTTGGGATGGCGATCCCGTTCGCGGCACTGCTGAACGTCGCGGTCGGTGGCATCCGCGGCCAGGAGCGATCGACCGACCGCGTCCTCGTGAAGAACATCGTCCAGCCGCTGGCCCGCATGACGCTCGTCGCCGCGGCCGTCTGGTACGGGCTGGGACAGGCCGGCCTGGCAGGGGCCTACGCCGTTCCCTACGCGGTCAGTGCGATCATCGGGCTGGCCCTGTTTTACCGATCACTGCCCGACGTGTCGACGGTCGTCGAAACCAACTTGGTGAGCGAAGTCACCCGGTACTCGCTCCCGTTTACGATCAGTGACGTCTCGTCGTTCGTCTACCGGAGCAGCGATATCTTCCTCGTGCTCTACTTTCTGGGCGGCGCGGCCACCGGAATCTACGGCGTCGCCTACGCGGCAGTCAGTTTCATGGGGATGTTCTCGACGGCGTTCAACTTCCTGGGTACGCCCATCGCCAGCAGACTCGAAAACGAGGGTGATATCGAGGAAGTGATGGAGCTGTTTCGATCCGTCGTCCGGTGGTTGATCGTCGCCAGCGTCTGTGCACTGGTGCCACTAGCTGTGTTCGCCACTGACTTCATCTCGATCATCTATCAGTCGAAATACGCAAGTGGTGGCCCAGTCCTGGCGGTACTGGCGCTTGGGTTTGCTGCGAAGAACGTCCTCAGTATTCATAATTCCATCCTGCAAGCGGTCGCCAGATCCAAGACGCTTTCGGCCAATACCGTTATAGCGGCCGTCAGTAACCTCCTACTCAACGTTCTGCTCATCCCACGGTTCGGGCTCGTCGGTGCGGCCATCGCGACACTGCTCTCTTTCCTGATTCGGGACGGACTGGCAGCAGTCCAGGTGTACTTGACGCTGGGGAGCTCGCCGCTCACACCGAGTGCGCTTCGCCCCCTGGTGCCCGCAGTCCCTTTTCTCTTGATCGTCTGGACCGTCGTCGCGCCCGCCACGCCGGGAACTTTCCTGTGGTTGCTGGCCGTGACTGGACTCACCGCGACCGTCTACACCGTGGTCGTGCTGGTCGCGTTCGGCCTCTCCGAAACGGAATTGATGATCATCCGGTCGGCCGAAGAGCAGTACGGCCTCGACTTCTCCCGGATAGACTGGCTGATTACCAGACTGGCTAAACGATAAGCTCGAAAATCAATACTCATAACCCACCGGTTCGCCAGTGTATGCATATGAGTATCGACCCGCAACACGCCCTCTCCGAGGTCCGCAAGAACTACGGTTCGTTCAACTGGTGGCGCAATCGGGTGGTCGTGCCCTTCGTCTTCGGGACCGCAACGCGGCTCCACCCGGGCTATCCCGGGTACGGTGAGGCAGTCCATGTCATGGAGGAAGACTGGGACACGCTGATTGTGCTCGACGCCTGTCGGGCCGACTACTTCGAACAGGTTGCCGAGATGGACCGGTACGACGAGTACAGCAGCCGAATCAGCCTCGGCAGTCACTCCAGTGAGTGGACACGCCGCAACTTCCAGGGGAAACGGTTCGGCGACACCGTCTACGTCTCGGCGAACCCCCACACCTCGCTGGAAGCCGGCGACAGCTTCCATCATATCTACGAGCTCTGGGAGACCGACTTTGACGACGAGGCCGGTGTGGTCCCTCCCGACGCGGTCCGGGACGCCGCCATCGAGGCCCACGAACAGTACCCCGACAAGCGACTGATCGTCCACTTCATGCAACCCCACGGCCCATTTCTCGGGAGCGATGTCCAGGTCACCGACGAATCCTCCTACTGGCAGGCCTACGCAGAGAACCTCGACTACGTACTCCCGTTCGTCCACGAAATCATCGATGCCGTCCACGAAAAGACAGTGGTCACCGCCGACCACGGGCAGGCTTACACTGGGGGCATCAAAGATTATCTGGGGATCGGCGGACACAAACCCCGGCTCCGGTTCCCCTCGTTGGTAGAGGTCCCATGGGCCGTCGTCGAGGGCGACCGGCGCGAAATCGTGGCCGGCGAGATCAACCGAGCGGAGGGCGAACAGGTTCAGGACCGACTCAAGGATCTGGGCTACCTGTAGCCGACTCGTCCAACTCGAACCCTGTGGTATCGATGATAAAAACCGGGTCACCCCTCTCGTTTTTGAACTCCTTCGTATGCTCGAACATCTGGGCCCGACGGATGTCGATGGCGTCACCGTACAGCGCCTCCAGACGACCTGTATAATACTCCATACTATCGGCTGGGTCGAGCAGTCCGTTTTCGTTTTTGAGTAGCGGTCGATCTCCTGGCGGCTCGTATACCAGAACGTCACACCGGTCCATGACGACCTGGAACATCCACTCGGCAGTGTCTAGTCCGGACGCTTTCTCCCAGTGGTGATGAACCGTCATGAACAGGATCACGTCCACCTCCGGAAGCTTGGTGACGTTCGCTGAATTGATGTCCCATTTGACGAACCCGCACCCGTCGATGTTATCTGCCCGCTCTCTCGCACGTTGAACTCTCGATTCCTTGTAATCGATACCAAGTGAGAAGGCTCCGGTAGCCGCCGCCCGTCTCGTAAAAAAACCTTCTGCACAGCCGATATCGATGACCGACCCGGCGTCCGAAACCTCCGGCTCTATATACTCCCACCGCTCGTGATTGTCGACACGCTCGCCGTGGTAGTCGACATCTGTCCGGTTGAAAAACCTATAGTAAATGAAATCTTTGATACCACGACCAACCTCTGATGCACCGCCCGTCGTATATAACTCTTTGACCCTCTGTAATTTTGCTCTCATGAAAATTGCCACTCAGGATTAGCCTGGGTAATCGAAGTAATTAAAACTATACTTTTTCTCCTTTAGGTAATGAACCTCCGGTCCGTCAGTCGCCAGGCGTGGCTGAGACTCCGGGATACGGGGATTCGGTCACTGGTACGTGCAGGAATATCGTTCGTATTCGTGGCACTCGGTCGACTGTACAATCGTGGTCTGGTACGCGCCCGACATTATCGACACAGACGACGGTACGGCGGGAGTGCTCCTGAGCCGTACGGAGTCATTTTTATCGACCCCACCGAGGTCGAACGGCGGATCTACCCGTACGTTGGGAACGAACTGTCGGAATACGGCACATACATTCGCGACGGGAACTGGGACCGGAGCTATACGGAGCGTACGATCCAGTATCTTCCTGACATTCCACAGCACACTCAGCTCGTGTTTCCACTGGAGGAATCGCTATTCTTCACGACGATCAGAGCCTGGATCGAGGACGACGACGAGTGGAAAGAGACCGACTGGTACGCGTTGGACACCCAGTACAAATCGGTTGCGAAGGCGGAGCAACGGCTGGACCAGATCGAGACGCTGTACGAGGAGATCGTTTCCGGCAACTATCTGAGCCAAGCGACGTTGTCGAACCGGAACCCACACTCGCGGTCGGTACTCAGATACGCGTTGTTACCGCCTGCACATTTCGAGGTCGAAGTGGCGATCGGCCGTGATGGGGAGATATTCTTCGTCGATGGAAAACATCGGTTTTCGATAGCAAAATACACTGAAGCCGAACGGATCCCTGTCCGGGTGGTGGTCCGCCACGAGGCGTGGCAGGAGTTGCGTCAGGAGATACACGACACGAAAGCGGTCTCGGAGCTGAGTTCACGGGCGCGATCCCACCTGTCGCACCCGGATATGGCCGATCTCACGGACGACGGCCTCACCGAATCGGAGTAGCGGTCACTGTTTGTATCCCAGGTCTTCGAGTCGCTGTTTCACGGCCTCGCTTTCGTCGACCTCCGGAAGCGTGATATCGGTCGCATCGGCTTCGTCGAGATACGTCTGCATTTGCGTTTTGTGCTCGTCGACGACGGCCGGATGGTGGTCGCTTACGTCCTCCAGCTCGTCGGGATCGTTCATCAGGTCATACAGCTCGATGACACCATCGGCGGTTCGCCAGAAGCACTTCCACCGGTCGGTTCGGCTGGCGAGAGTTTTCCCCCCTCGGCCCGTACAGAGCGCCATCTCCTCACCCCCGACAGGAGCGTCGAGATCGGTCCCCATAGTGGTAGAACTGATACATGGAGCCCGGCTCACCCCCTGCATGCGCTCGGGCGTCTCGATGTCGACCAGATCGAACATCGTCGGTCCGAGATCTATCAGTGACACCTGCTCGTCGACACGTTCGTTTGTCAGCCCTGGCGCACGGATGATGAGGGGCACTCGAAGGAGTTCGTCGTAGAGATACGGGTGATGGCCAAAGCGGTCGTGTTCGCCGAAGGCTTCGCCGTGGTCGGCGGTGACGACGATTGCCGTGTCGTCGAGGATGCCACGCGTTTCGAGGTCGTCGAGCAGTCGTTCGATGGTCTCGTCGACCAGGCGAATCTCGCCGTCGTACAATGAGAGCAGATCCGCGACATCGTCGTCGGTCAGCTCCTCGGGATTTTCCTGCATCATACCGTTGAGGTTGGCTTTGCGACGGGTCGACAGCGTCTCCAGGCCCTGCTTTTCGAGATGTTCGTCCGGCGGGGTGAAGGGG is a window encoding:
- a CDS encoding oligosaccharyl transferase, archaeosortase A system-associated, whose protein sequence is MSHSRGTSAENPEPESTLDRVKTWYHVPALLLVLGFMLWNRAQNYSEYIVDGEVLFSGTDPWYHYRSTMYVVENWPATMPFDPWTYFPYGTRSGQFGTLMDQVFGTIALIIGLGDPSAHTVAMVALFAPAVMGTLAAIPTYYMGRRLAGRIGGVTAAGILALSAGLFLQRSIVGFYDHQVAEGLLQVTSILAVMVALSVGERDKPVYEQFLDRDVPALRATVGYSILAGVAISLYLWTWPPAVLLLGILGTFFLLWLTIEFVRGKSPEHAAIVGTVSLGTVAVLQLAVLQSLSISAVDHTLLQVLLAAAIAGGCVFMAWLARFVEANDYDRNLYPVAVGGILATITILTAVLTPDLFSYFVNQVLRVIGFTESPAATVTSVGEATPLDDPDRLYQYHGLALFAAIIGALLVLFNQIFDRDASADRFLMVVWFAFILAASFTQIRFGVYLVFPVAALSAVAVDYVVRWTDFSFDDGVAAYEVITIVALVLILTGPLLFAPGAAYFFSPTAVEVGEQAGPGQEPAAWTESMDWLQANSPQEGAYGTGGNGTLEYYGTYADRSDYDYGEGEYGVMSWWDYGHIITVQGERIPNANPFQQGATTAANFLLSPTETEANSVLNETDEDDAKTRYVAVDWKMANTYGGPGQGKFFAPPRFYDKSNVSRSDYFGTIRSRQSQQYFNYRTQDYYESMVVRLYEYHGSAKEPQSASQPFVYVVDWDTAATRSGQTVRATPADGSPAVKRFRTMEAARNYTESDATSQIGGFGAQPGERVSALEHYRYVGSSERSAYSSGAHNQFQLIESAFGQLPNQRSTTGDCTANQTTMPIGNQTYCQPDQAAGIMDHTNPAWTKIFERVEGGTIEGTAPANTTVEASVPMRNNVTGESFTYTQRVDVGADGRFEMTVPYSTTGYEAWGTDEGYTDVGVRAQGPYEFSIPVGPTASYPLNGTATVTEGQVIGENESATTVELTVPEGNQTVETNDTSTNTTTDGSTDGSSTDDTSTNETTTNDTAGSLARPAAEPAP
- the aglG gene encoding glucosyl-dolichyl phosphate glucuronosyltransferase, with product MRVSVVLCTHTLERYDDCCEAAESVLGQSHEDVELVLVSDGNDELYEQFQADFGDNDDVLCTRTEENVGLAAARNAGTAIATGDIFAFFDDDAIADRDWLAELVSVYEQRDVPAAGGRMVPYWVAGKPKFLPEEFYWLVGVTHQGFGPNGDPDEAGEVRNTFGSNISFRREVYETLGGFEPEIGGRTGEKNLQAEEPELCARMQSEFGHGVYYTPEAKVAHKVFDYRTDPGWLLDRAFWQGYSKRGMEVLVPESTGDESDFLRQLLFDSVPDRVGDLVKSPSVAAALQLFTLFVLTGCVGAGYLYGVSVWG
- a CDS encoding glycosyltransferase family 4 protein — protein: MRVLYLTEEAISFSDAMVRGGAIHVRNVVTGLRDRGHDVTLLDWNLAPERGFQRSISPRTRFVWGPLLTLDRAVDIGRQQDIDVVVSKTRKTYLPGLVAARRLGVPHVVHVGSSLNPPVDGLGEQLDNASFSARLRAPHDGYLVVCDYIGRQLRNRGVSNDRIFDVRNAVDVDKFHPESVPTPLAEHFREQIDASGANQGTHNLGFVGGLQPYKGLDDLAGALDQTERDWHVLVAGDGPERDRLAARFGERATFLGSVPYEQVPALFHEFDAFCLPSHTEGLPRVVLEAQATATPVIATRVGGVPEVIDDGETGLLCPPQRPAALAAALERLASDESECERLGNRGRAAVETEFSWPALYERYERALRQVIE
- a CDS encoding flippase; amino-acid sequence: MSDLDQAVRDVVKGASIVYVGLFLELLIAFVAQVVAARYLSVGDFGGLTAGTALLDVGSIVAGLGLASGLTRYLPRVEAAQKRLLGLFTVGVTGLTSTILGTGVALNASFIATRIFGDPSVTVSIRIFGMAIPFAALLNVAVGGIRGQERSTDRVLVKNIVQPLARMTLVAAAVWYGLGQAGLAGAYAVPYAVSAIIGLALFYRSLPDVSTVVETNLVSEVTRYSLPFTISDVSSFVYRSSDIFLVLYFLGGAATGIYGVAYAAVSFMGMFSTAFNFLGTPIASRLENEGDIEEVMELFRSVVRWLIVASVCALVPLAVFATDFISIIYQSKYASGGPVLAVLALGFAAKNVLSIHNSILQAVARSKTLSANTVIAAVSNLLLNVLLIPRFGLVGAAIATLLSFLIRDGLAAVQVYLTLGSSPLTPSALRPLVPAVPFLLIVWTVVAPATPGTFLWLLAVTGLTATVYTVVVLVAFGLSETELMIIRSAEEQYGLDFSRIDWLITRLAKR
- a CDS encoding sulfatase, whose protein sequence is MGVRNVILITVDSLRYDRTLGMPDSATRAPTLNRLAEEFVSFDQAVANGPNTPSSFPTILTGTHPLMYGGYRYLDEQRPFLSETFRDAGWTTVGYHSNPHLGPEKNYNHGFDTFNDGGEDDDDAWTLKNFVDERLDPDGLLYKLLRRGYHMFQMTADTSAYVRAPEITDRATRWLDEEWDGDQPFFMWLHYMDVHYPFTPPDEHLEKQGLETLSTRRKANLNGMMQENPEELTDDDVADLLSLYDGEIRLVDETIERLLDDLETRGILDDTAIVVTADHGEAFGEHDRFGHHPYLYDELLRVPLIIRAPGLTNERVDEQVSLIDLGPTMFDLVDIETPERMQGVSRAPCISSTTMGTDLDAPVGGEEMALCTGRGGKTLASRTDRWKCFWRTADGVIELYDLMNDPDELEDVSDHHPAVVDEHKTQMQTYLDEADATDITLPEVDESEAVKQRLEDLGYKQ
- a CDS encoding class I SAM-dependent methyltransferase codes for the protein MAIFMRAKLQRVKELYTTGGASEVGRGIKDFIYYRFFNRTDVDYHGERVDNHERWEYIEPEVSDAGSVIDIGCAEGFFTRRAAATGAFSLGIDYKESRVQRARERADNIDGCGFVKWDINSANVTKLPEVDVILFMTVHHHWEKASGLDTAEWMFQVVMDRCDVLVYEPPGDRPLLKNENGLLDPADSMEYYTGRLEALYGDAIDIRRAQMFEHTKEFKNERGDPVFIIDTTGFELDESATGSPDP